The genomic DNA TCTTCAGTACTTCGAGCACGTGGAAGAAGCTGAGTGGGCAGTCCAAGTCCTGAAGGCCACTGGGAAACCTGTCGCTGCCACCATGTGCATCGGACCAATGGGAGACATGCACGGGGTCAGCCCCGGAGAGTGCGCCGTTCGTCTGGTGAAGGCTGGTATGTTGGTTGGGTTTGTCCTGTCCTCCTCGTGGGGTCATTTGATTATGAATTGTCTTTTGTCCTTATTTGAGATCATAAAGATAAAATATTGCGGATAAATtaagaataaatgaaaatatatgtatgtatagtaTATGCTTGTAATTcagctagatttttttttttccatttgcccCCAGGTGCCGATATCGTGGGTGTGAACTGCCACTTTGACCCAAAGACCTGCGTGGAGACTGTGGCTATGATGAAGGCAGGAGTGGAGAAGGCCGGACTCAAAGCTCACTATATGGTGCAGCCTCTGGCCTACCACACGCCTGATTGTGGCTGCCAAGGCTTCATCGACCTGCCCGAGTTCCCGTTCGGTAAACATTTACTCGTTCTCTCTCGGACATAATGCTGTATGCACCTCGCTGTCTGCTGTCGCATGCAGATTataagaaatatgatgtacaataTGAAGCACCAGTTTTGGACGGTTCATGCAAAATCCGGTCAAACATAAAACTTCTTATTTGCTGGACCTTTAGGTATCTCAAGTGCTGCTAAAGATCAAATTACTGTATGCTAGGCTTGTTCAGTCTGGTAGATAACCTCCTCCAGTAGGTAATGTTGTAGCATCAGTGATCAGAGAAACGAGAGCAGTTATGCACTTTATTCTGTAAGGTAGCCAACATCAACTTTTTGCCTGTGTGTCTCACAGCTCTGGAGCCCAGAGTGGTGACTCGCTGGGACATACAGCAATATGCCAGAGAGGCCTACAATGCTGGTATTCACTTTATTGGAGGCTGCTGCGGGTTCGAGCCCTACCACATCCGTGCGATAGCCGAGGAGCTGGCTCCAGAGCGCGGCTTCCTGCCCGAGGGCTCGCAGAAGCATGGCCAGTGGGGAAGCGGTCTTGAGATGCACACCAAGCCCTGGGTCCGTGCAAGGTAACCCCAAGTTTTTCTGCTTGCTTCTTGAAGTTCCCTGATTACTAATATGCAAGGTAAATTAGGAAAGCGTTGTTTTGCCAGAAGACCATAGCCTGTCAGCAGATGCATGGACATCGCGGAACTTTTCCACTGAACTCCGTTAACTCCGTTATTATGTGTTAAGCCTCCATGCTTTTACTTTAATGCAACCCTCACGTGAACGTTTTGTCACCCAGAGCTCGTCGTGACTACTGGGAGAAGCTGAAGCCCGCCTCCGGCCGCCCGTTCTGCCCATCCATGTCCCACCCAGACAGCTGGGGCGTCACTAAAGGCCACCCGGACCTGATGCAGCAGAAAGAGGCCACCACTCAGGATCAGCTGCGCCCGCTGTTCGCCAAGTCCGAAACCAAGTGAGGGGTGTGGAATATGAATGAAGGAAAAACCTGACACTCACCTGTGCCACCAGAGTGTGGGAAACGACGAGGAGAGGAGAGATTGAAGAAGACAACACCTCATTCTCTTACTTGGtctctttctttgtttgtttgtgtattatCAGAAACACATTGTTCATATTGCTATGTTTTTCCAGGACCATTTTTCTATTAAGTCGATTCCACCCGTCTGATGACTCTAGACGGTACTTTTAAATCTCGGCATGACCACCTTTCAGCCGTTGTTTTGAAAATTCCAGGTTTGCTGAACACTCCAGGTTTTCAGTGTTTGGTCAAGTCATGATTTCTTGAGGTTTAGCGTTCTGTTGTTGACTTAATGCTTCATTAAACAGTTCAATACAATGCCTCTCTTTTGTCTGTTCTTACTTTACCCTTAGTTTGCATTTAACCACaatataataatgcaaaaagaaaagagaaactgTACTCCTGTTTTGGTCATTAGACTTCTAGATGGGTTTGATGATGATGGAAGACAGCTCTCTATAAACTTATAAAAAGGGAGTTACCCCCCCGCCCACtcccaacacccccccccccaccaccaccaccacacacacacaggaaacatGCTCTAGGTGATAGACGGATGTCTGTTATTGTTTACAGCaacatattaaaaacaaaccgTTTTgttaccttaaaaataaaacatcatttgACACAATTCATTGTTATTAAAACTGAAggtaaagttatttaaaataacaaaaataaagattaaaagatTCTTCTTCATATTattaattgttgttgttattattattattattattattgacaataCCAAGACATAAACCATTGTGAACATGACCCAAATGATTCTTCttatatttagggcccaagaaCTATGACTTCACCACTATAATGTCAGAGCTCtgatagtgctgatgtcatatgaAGGTCcccttttgtttttctaaagatttttaaaaaatcatccgtggtttttgggggtcttatcatgctcaaaaagtcataaaaatcaGCACACatgttggaatctgctgccaggACACCTGAGCATCTGGGCCCCAGGTGTGGCACAGGGCCTTCACAGGAGATTTTGCATAGCGCATTTATACGATCAATGAGGTCAATGAAATCTGAAGCATAAATTTTGTTTGGTattggcaataaaaaaaattacacaatgcCATAATCAAGATAATTTTCAGTCACGTTATGACAAAtatcccctttaaatgcatcGTCCCCACCgtgcccactgtctttctggtgcgccCTGGCAGCATAGACATGTGCTTGGACCAGATCATCgttgctttgttttttaaaacaacaaaaatatttactactactaaataattaaaataataagttCAATGCCACCCAATTGATAATATTTGTTGGTTGTAGCAGCTATCGTCATCTAGAGAtctctacagtacagtactaatAAAGCCACCTACTGTACTTTACTGTGATAAAGCTGATGTCTGAGTAATCATCGCCCCCTAGTGGCCTTTAGGTAAAAATGCTCCTTTAAAAGACCACTTCCGGTTTTAAGGTCTCAATTGACATGTGAAGAAGCAGCTTGTCATCTCTGCATGTGTTAAAAGAAATGCCATTAGGTAGAAGTGTGCAAAAAGATCTAGATCAtcaattatttattgtaaagcaATTAGAAACCCTTTTAAATAGAACATCTAAAggaattaagttttttttttcatattcggAAAAGGTTGGACTATAGGTCAGACTGTTTATAACTCTTGtaaactataataaataattagtaCTTATACTACAGATAGGGTAAAGGGCCTTTCTCAAGGGCAGTGCTAGGCCTCGAACCCCTAATCTTCCAATCAGAAACCCAGCAACCTACAGCCTTAACCGTTTGAGCCTCCACTGCCCCAATAAATGTGCAATAACACTAAAACAAATGAATACATAATTAGGATTGGGTGGTGGCCTCGCACTTCTATGGTCAGGGTTCATGCCCCACCTCGAGTCTGTATGGATGAAAATGCATGTTCTacctgtgcatggtgggtttcctctgaataCTCCCActtctcccactgtccaaagacaggcagagtAGGGTTATTAATGGGCGTTACcatattgcccatagtgtgtgaataagcgagtgtttgtgtgagtgtgcgctTGATTGAccccccgtccagggtgtacctcccTGCGACCCTGTCTACAGAATAAACCAATATaaataatgagtgagtgagtgaataaataatagaaataaataataataataataataataataataatagttgtaAAATTACTTGTATGTtatacttttataaataaatagaaaacatattatgtaaataattcCCTGTACCTTTTGGGCAGTTCGAGAAGCCCTGTTTACCTACATGAACATGCATGTTATTTCATTGTCATCAGTACTACAGACACTaattgttttgttaaaaatatataccataaaaatgcattgtattataattcttcttcttcttattattattatcataaagaACATTTTAGTGTTATTAGAATATTGTTAAATTAACCTACTTATTCCCCGTTTTTCGCTACATTCTCTCTTGATATAAGATTAGAATTTGtactttaatatgtttttaatatgtGAGGTACTGAATAAAGCTTTCAGTGATGTCAGCACGCACAGTGCGTGTCCCACGTGCGCGGATGTTTATGTGGTCCACTTCCTGTACGTCACCAGTCAGAGACGCTGGCGTCGGATAAAAACAGACTGTTGAAGAGAGAAACGGATGCTGATGATTCTGCTGATTCAACACACACTCAGTAGTAGATTTCGcgacatttttattaatattattattattgtttttatatttgtgatttaaaatctttaaaaatcgtTTTTAGGCCTGTGCTAGCTAGCTCTAACACCTAAccgttattaattaattaataaaagccTGGCGTGTGACGTCACGCTTTTGCCTGTGATTGAGAGTGGACAGGAAGGAGCGCTCGAGCTGCACGCCTTGGTCCCGCCCGCCCTCTCGAGCGCCTGACGTCACAGCAGAACCCTGACGCGCCGTGCGCTTGTAAACAGATCCTCCCACGTGACCGGGTGAGCAGCGCGCGAGCCCGAGCCGCATTGTCCTCTCTCTGCGTGCGGGACaggataaacaacaacaacatcatcaaCAGAGGCGGATAGttttctaaacaaacaaacaggtacTGGAGAGAACAGGTGGCGATGAGAAGAGAAGGAGGACAAGGAATAAAGGATAAAGAGTAAAAGATAAAAGATGAAGAGAGACGGGCTTCAGCGGATCACACGGGCCGGAGTCAGGAGCGCGCGCgagatgtttattttaatctgtAGTTTTGACGGTTTTGacggtttatttttaaattaacggTCACACAATAACGGACACGCTTCACCACGACGTCATCGTCGAACTGACATCGGAAAACGGATTCGTTTTTCCTTCATTTCTTctcttttaatatttcttttgtttctttctttttttagtccGTGGATTGTTTGAAGCTGCTGTTggattgttgtttgtttgttgttagcCGCGTTAGCTAACCATCTGATGTCCTTCAGCATGGAGGAGTCTCTGGAGTCCGGTTGGGTTTCGGTAAGGCCGAACGTCTTCGAGGAAAAAGAGAAGCATAAATTCGTTTTCATCGTGGCCTGGAACGACATCGAGGGCAAGTTCGCGGTCACGTGTCACGACCGGACGGTGCAGAAGCGCAGCGCGGCGGCTCGGGACTCGGTGACGGAGGAGAGCGCGGTTCCGCCGCCGCAGCCGCAgcatcctcctcatcctcctcatcctcatcacGATACGCGTCCCGTGGCCAAGCCCGCGCGCGGCAGCCCGAGCAAAACCAGCGATCTCGAGATCCTCGAGCCCGACGCGCGCTCCCCGGACCCGGACTTTGGTGACCCTGGTGACCCGGACTCCAGTGCACTCCTCGGCGGAGACTCGAGCTGGGCCGGCCTGTTCTCGTTCCAGGACCTGCGCGCGGCTCATGCGCAACTGTGCGCGGTCAACTCGGACCTCGAGCCGTGCCTGCCGCCGTTCCCCGAGCTCGAGCAGCAGTCGGCCGTGTGGTCGGTGCTGTTCGGCGTGCCCGAGGTCACCCGGCGGGGCGACACCGAGGCGCTCTGCTACCAGCTGCAGGTCTACCTGGGACACGCGCTGGACACGTGCGGCTGGAAGATCCTGTCCCAGGTGCTGTTCGCGGACGGGGACGACTCCGAGGAGTATTACGAGAGCCTGAGCGAGCTGCGGCAGAAGGGCTACGAGGACGCACTGCAGCGGCAGAAAAAGCGCCTGCAGGAGGTGAGACGATGCTCTCttaacactcactcacccactcattgtcagggtacaccctggacagggtgccaattcatcacagggcatgtacacacacacacacacacacactcagattcACACATTGCGGGCAGTTTTGGGAACACTAGCCtaatctgtgggaggaaaccagagtacccagaagaaacccaccatgcacttACTgtgagaacatgtaaactccatgcacacgtcTAGactcgaggtgggaatcgaacctagataaccactgcgccactttGCTGCCCTCTTTTAACGCTAAATATTATGgcgataataataaaaaagtcaacCCTTGAGTAGACAGGATGAGGGACACTTGAAGTACACGTATTGTCCGGGAGAACAAAAAATAGAAACCTTAAATCGAGTGTCCAAAACTGTGACATCATAACGATGTATAACCTCACATTATTTTTAGCCCTCATAAAAtttctttaagtttttttaaatgatgcaaactAATGCAAAGCAGAACAAGTGGTAGAGCTTAACGCCCTGTTTTAGTTCAATCGGTTGAGTTCTGgtgcacttttttaaaagaatacgAATAAAATCATGCATAGGAATGTTTACCCAAGAAATGTGGTTTGATGTTAAAATCTTTTCACTTAcagggttttttattattttattttagcttggAAGAGCTCCtgagtttattatatataatatgatatatctATCAGCTTTAAATTGAGTACAGGaggatgtatgtatgtatttttttttttttttttataaattgtgtTTAAATCACTCTTTTTCCTTCATGCATGTACATtttctaaaagaaagaaagttattCTTGAATTAAGACAAATAAGACAAGACATTCAAATTGTGACAACAATGTaatttattctttgttttttttttttcgcccacacacacacacacacacacacacgactcagCTCCTCTGTTAATAATCATGTGGAGGAAGTGGGTCAGAGCTGTTTCTTAACTTAACACCTGATCGCTGTTTGACGAGTCAGGTGTTTTATAGGACAAATAAAAATCGCAAAACATTTCCTGGATCTCCCGATAAAACGCAGCGGTTCCTGGAAACTAGGGCTTTGTTCAGTTTTGTGCTCTTCAACTTTGAACCAGATACCTGATATATATAGCCTACTACATTTAACATAGCatgtcaaagtgtgtgtgtgtgtgtgtgtgtgtgatggcgcCTGTACATCATCACGGGTCGTGTTCCAAAAGTGGCTCAAGGACCCgcatctttaaatatttaatcgaTCGATTTGCAGACCTTCGGTGTCGTGTTGCGTTTCAGGAGTACAGACTGCTCTTTCTGGTGCGTTAGCTCTAAAAACAGAGCGTCTGCAAACAAGGCCTTTAATTCattgcacacatacacagagagagagagagagagcgttcgGGTGAAAAATGAACGTACAGGAGTGTTTGAGTTCCGGCTAGAGACGCACAGCAGCTCtcagtgtgtttttgtttcctgaaaaaCCCTCGAACTGCCATCTGTTCACCTTTATCTCACTGAAACCCGATCTGTTCTGCTGCAGTCAGCAGTTTGTGCCGAGTTAAAGGTGAGCTAAAGGCGAATGTTTTCGGGGGAAAAATATAATATCAGCAAGAGGGTTTGGTCTGTGTGAGCATGACGGAGTGGTAAAAGTGTTCAAATGAACCGAACCGTAATTAAGTGGAGATAATTAGACagttaattagataattagaCGAGGACAGATGATGATCACCTTGCTTTGGAACAAACTTTTCTTTAtctcttattattttaaatagaacAATGTAGTTGCAATCAACTAGCACCCTGTGCCATAACCACCCCAGGTGCTCCGCCCagggtttttgtgtgtgtggcgtctgtgtgttaacatttgtgatgtgtgagtatgtttgtgtgtgcataagagatgatgtcactgaacataataacacaaagttattaaccacttttcggcATAAGTTTAGGGCATCCCCAATGTCTTTGGATCACatcggcccggtttggtggcgatggtataaatcccctaggaggagtGTATCAAAATCCATCGAGTGCGTTTTTGCGTATGCcctaaaataactgacttcctgttgaattgagaaagttgttcagctcaatgagctctaaatgtgtaccggaTTTTACGTgcatacatgcaagtgtgtatgaactAAGCAGCTTATCTCGTGTGAGGGCCCCTGAGGGTCCCGTGCCACGCCTGTGTTCCAGACTTTCAGACATCCTAaaagcagattccaacctgtctgccaattttcatgagtttttgagctCAAAAAAGCCCAGAatgatggtaaaaaaaagaatccttaggaaaaacaagagggtcctgcgcaccctatagtgcttgggccctaaataacTATATAGCTATTCTTAACAGATGAATATTTGATTGTGTTCGAGTCACGCCTCGGGCCTGTACATGTTCTCTCTAAAcacagtgggtttcctccgggtactccggtttccggATCTAAAAGCAAATTTCTGCTACGAGGTGAACCACAGGTTTTATATCAATGCTCTCAGAACATGTTAACTCTGTGCTTACTGACATGATGTTTTTCTGTATTGATAGGGTTGCgcaatttgatttaaaaataagtcgataaatgtaattattttgacacattttgCGATTAAGATTTAAACACGTACATTTAGATACGTAACTATTCAATGCACCAAATGATGATTGACAATATGTGTTTAACTCGTTATGTTAGAAAACAAACGAATTTTGAAGTTATCGACAAACTCTACTTAAACACACGACTATGCTTATATTACCCATAATAAGAACAGGACGATTTAAATAATCGCACAGGTCTTAATTATGTTTTTgattaattgtgtgtgtaaatgtttgtttaactttttttttttttttttggaaggagtctctagcGTCAGTGCTTTGTCCCATTCAGACGCAGTCTTTAACTTTGTTTTCCGTCACAACAAATACCAGGAGCTAACATGTTTCAAGGAAATTCCACAGTTACActataaacagacaaaaagtatttatttaataaatattttatgcgCACGTGGTGTCAGAGCTGGTGCGTCGTTGTGCTTCGTAATATATCGCTTTGGTGTCGATTCATTTCCTGTAACCGCGTGAGATGGAGTGTTTTGTTTGGCGTCGTGGGCCTGTTCATCATCTCCTCCTTCTTTTGTCTCCCTCGGCTCGTTCTCGCTTTCTCTATAAACAGTTTTAGACAATGATTATCCACCT from Clarias gariepinus isolate MV-2021 ecotype Netherlands chromosome 19, CGAR_prim_01v2, whole genome shotgun sequence includes the following:
- the bhmt gene encoding betaine--homocysteine S-methyltransferase 1, translating into MAPAGSKKGILERLNAGEIVIGDGGFVFALEKRGYVKAGPWTPEAAAEHPEAVRQLHREFLRAGSNVMQTFTFYASDDKLENRGNTVGFTGVQVNEAACDLAREVANEGDGLVAGGVSQTPSYLSCKSETDVKAIFKKQMDVFMKKNVDFLIAEYFEHVEEAEWAVQVLKATGKPVAATMCIGPMGDMHGVSPGECAVRLVKAGADIVGVNCHFDPKTCVETVAMMKAGVEKAGLKAHYMVQPLAYHTPDCGCQGFIDLPEFPFALEPRVVTRWDIQQYAREAYNAGIHFIGGCCGFEPYHIRAIAEELAPERGFLPEGSQKHGQWGSGLEMHTKPWVRARARRDYWEKLKPASGRPFCPSMSHPDSWGVTKGHPDLMQQKEATTQDQLRPLFAKSETK